One Pseudomonas sp. HOU2 genomic window carries:
- the lnt gene encoding apolipoprotein N-acyltransferase, translating into MRWTTRPGWPGNLLAVAAGAITTFALAPFNIWPLALLAVGLFYAGLRELKPRQALGRGWCFGFGLFGAGTSWIYYSIHHFGGASVLLAGFLMLLFTAAIAFFFALPAWVWARWLRRNEAPLADALAFAALWVGQEAFRGWFLTGFPWLYSGYSQLDGPLAGLAPVGGMWLVSFVLALTAALIYNAPRLLQSGRKGFIAAGLVLLVGPWVAGIALKGHAWTSPSGPALSVAAIQGNVEQSMKWDPAQLNAQLALYRDLSFRSKPVDLLIWPETAVPVLKESAEGYLNMMGNFAAERKSALITGVPIRETVRHEKRFFNGITVVGEGDGTYLKQKLVPFGEYVPLQDLLRGLIAFFDLPMSDFARGPADQALLQAKGYQIAPFICYEVVYPEFAASLSARSDLLLTISNDTWFGTSIGPLQHLQMAQMRALEAGRWMIRATNNGVTGLINPFGQITEQIPQFEQGILYGEVVPMHNLTPYLEWRSWPLIIVCVLLFGWALMASRMSKTL; encoded by the coding sequence ATGCGCTGGACAACCCGCCCCGGCTGGCCCGGTAACCTGCTGGCCGTGGCGGCCGGTGCAATCACCACCTTCGCCCTGGCGCCGTTCAACATCTGGCCGCTGGCTTTGCTCGCGGTCGGCCTGTTCTACGCCGGCCTGCGCGAGCTGAAACCGCGTCAGGCGCTGGGCCGTGGCTGGTGTTTCGGTTTCGGCCTGTTCGGCGCCGGCACCAGCTGGATCTACTACAGCATCCACCATTTCGGTGGCGCCTCGGTGCTGCTGGCCGGGTTCCTGATGCTGTTGTTTACCGCTGCGATCGCGTTTTTCTTTGCCCTGCCCGCCTGGGTCTGGGCGCGTTGGTTGCGCCGCAATGAGGCGCCGCTGGCCGATGCCTTGGCGTTTGCTGCGTTGTGGGTCGGTCAGGAAGCGTTTCGCGGCTGGTTCCTCACCGGTTTCCCGTGGCTCTACTCCGGCTACAGCCAGCTCGACGGCCCATTGGCCGGGCTCGCGCCAGTGGGTGGCATGTGGTTGGTGTCCTTCGTTCTGGCGCTGACTGCGGCGCTGATCTATAACGCGCCGCGCTTGCTGCAATCCGGTCGCAAGGGCTTTATCGCGGCCGGTTTGGTGTTACTGGTCGGGCCTTGGGTAGCCGGTATTGCGCTCAAGGGCCACGCCTGGACCAGTCCGTCCGGCCCGGCACTGAGCGTCGCCGCGATTCAGGGTAACGTCGAACAAAGCATGAAATGGGATCCGGCGCAGCTCAATGCGCAACTGGCACTGTATCGCGATCTGAGTTTTCGCTCCAAACCCGTGGATCTGCTGATCTGGCCGGAAACCGCCGTTCCGGTGCTCAAGGAGTCCGCCGAGGGCTACCTGAACATGATGGGCAACTTCGCCGCCGAGCGTAAATCGGCGCTGATCACCGGCGTGCCGATCCGCGAAACGGTTCGCCACGAAAAACGCTTCTTCAACGGCATCACCGTGGTCGGCGAAGGCGATGGCACTTACCTCAAGCAGAAACTGGTGCCGTTCGGTGAATACGTACCGTTGCAGGATCTGCTGCGCGGGTTGATTGCGTTCTTTGATTTGCCAATGTCCGACTTCGCTCGTGGGCCGGCGGATCAGGCGTTGCTGCAGGCCAAGGGTTATCAGATCGCGCCGTTCATCTGCTACGAAGTGGTGTACCCGGAGTTTGCTGCCAGTCTGTCGGCACGCAGCGATCTTCTGCTGACCATCAGCAACGACACCTGGTTCGGCACCTCGATCGGCCCGTTGCAACACCTGCAAATGGCGCAGATGCGCGCGCTCGAAGCGGGCCGCTGGATGATCCGCGCCACCAACAACGGCGTGACCGGACTGATCAACCCGTTCGGGCAAATCACCGAGCAGATTCCGCAGTTCGAGCAAGGCATCCTGTATGGCGAAGTAGTGCCGATGCACAACCTGACGCCTTATCTTGAATGGCGTTCGTGGCCGCTGATCATCGTCTGTGTGCTGCTGTTCGGCTGGGCGCTGATGGCGAGCCGGATGTCGAAAACCCTTTAA
- a CDS encoding YdcF family protein: MPLRYFIKQLLLPPGILLLLLLVAWWLRRSRPRLAGLCFALGLGGFWLMSLPVVVQWGAKALEREPPLPRDAWSMLAQRADAIVVLGSGRERGDLAWGEDQPTGVGLERQRYAARLAKASGLPILTSGGLHYGTPPTEAKLMADSLRDDFGVTTRWQEGESRTTWENAKLSADILLPQGIKRVVVVTQAWHMPRAVWCFQQAGFEVVPAPVGFLGTDNARPFGGWLPEFKSIWQSGQLLNEAVGQVGYSLFYR; this comes from the coding sequence ATGCCCTTGCGTTACTTCATCAAACAACTTCTATTGCCGCCTGGCATTCTTTTACTGCTGTTACTGGTCGCCTGGTGGCTGCGCCGCTCCCGGCCACGACTGGCCGGCCTGTGTTTCGCCCTTGGCCTGGGTGGTTTCTGGCTGATGAGCTTGCCGGTGGTGGTGCAGTGGGGCGCCAAAGCGCTGGAGCGTGAGCCTCCGCTGCCCCGTGATGCGTGGTCGATGCTGGCGCAGCGCGCCGATGCCATTGTGGTGCTGGGTTCCGGGCGCGAGCGCGGCGACCTGGCCTGGGGCGAGGATCAGCCGACTGGCGTGGGGCTGGAGCGTCAGCGCTATGCCGCGCGGCTGGCCAAGGCGTCCGGGTTGCCGATCCTGACCAGCGGCGGCTTGCATTACGGCACACCGCCGACGGAAGCGAAGCTGATGGCCGATTCGCTGCGCGATGATTTCGGCGTGACCACGCGCTGGCAGGAAGGCGAGAGCCGTACCACCTGGGAAAACGCCAAACTCAGCGCCGACATTTTGTTGCCCCAGGGCATCAAGCGCGTCGTGGTGGTGACGCAGGCCTGGCACATGCCGCGTGCCGTGTGGTGTTTTCAGCAGGCAGGGTTTGAAGTGGTGCCGGCGCCCGTGGGTTTTCTCGGGACCGACAATGCACGACCGTTTGGTGGCTGGCTGCCGGAATTCAAATCGATCTGGCAGAGCGGGCAGTTGCTGAATGAGGCGGTGGGGCAGGTGGGGTATTCGTTGTTTTACCGCTAA
- the leuS gene encoding leucine--tRNA ligase, with product MHEQYQPREIEAAAQSFWDEQKSFEVSEQPGKETYYCLSMFPYPSGKLHMGHVRNYTIGDVISRYQRMQGKNVLQPMGWDAFGMPAENAAMKNNVAPAKWTYENIAYMKSQLRSLGLAVDWSREVTTCKPDYYRWEQWLFTRLFEKGVIYRKNGTVNWDPVDQTVLANEQVIDGRGWRSGALIEKREIPMYYFKITAYADELLESLDELTGWPEQVKTMQRNWIGKSRGMEVQFPYNVDSIGEAGTLKVFTTRPDTLMGATYVAVAAEHPLATQAAQNNPELQAFIAECKGGSVAEADVATQEKKGLPTGLFVEHPLTGEKLPVWVANYVLMHYGDGAVMAVPAHDERDFEFAHKYNLPVKSVVRTSSGDSNPAPWQDAYGEHGTLINSGEFDGLDFSGAFDAMEVALIKKNLGASRTQFRLRDWGISRQRYWGCPIPIIHCATCGDVPVPEDQLPVVLPEDVVPDGAGSPLARMPEFYECSCPKCGQPAKRETDTMDTFVESSWYYARYASPHFEGGLVEKSAADHWLPVDQYIGGIEHAILHLLYARFFHKLMRDEGLVSSNEPFKNLLTQGMVIAETYYRREANGAYTWFNPADVELERDSKAKVISAKLKSDGLPVEIGGTEKMAKSKNNGVDPQSMIDQFGADTCRLFMMFASPPDMSAEWSDSGVEGSHRFLKRVWRLAQAHVTQGLPGKLDIAGLNDEQKAVRRAIHLAIKQASHDVGQNHKFNTAIAQVMTLMNVLEKAAQSTEQDRALIHEGLEAVTLLLAPITPHISHELWNQLGHADPVIDAGWPAVDESALVQDSLQLVIQVNGKLRGQIEMPASATREEVEAAARANENVLRFVDGLTIRKVIVVPGKLVNIVAS from the coding sequence ATGCACGAACAATATCAGCCCCGTGAAATCGAAGCCGCCGCCCAGTCGTTCTGGGACGAGCAAAAGTCCTTTGAAGTCAGTGAACAGCCAGGCAAGGAAACCTACTACTGCCTGTCGATGTTCCCTTACCCCAGCGGCAAGCTACACATGGGGCACGTGCGCAACTACACCATCGGCGACGTGATCTCCCGCTACCAGCGCATGCAAGGCAAGAACGTTCTGCAACCGATGGGTTGGGACGCCTTCGGCATGCCGGCGGAAAACGCCGCGATGAAGAACAACGTCGCACCCGCCAAGTGGACCTACGAAAACATCGCCTACATGAAGTCCCAGCTGCGCAGCCTGGGCCTGGCGGTGGACTGGTCCCGTGAAGTGACCACCTGCAAGCCGGACTACTACCGCTGGGAACAGTGGCTGTTCACTCGCTTGTTCGAAAAAGGCGTGATCTACCGCAAGAACGGCACCGTGAACTGGGACCCGGTCGACCAGACCGTACTGGCCAACGAGCAGGTGATCGACGGTCGCGGCTGGCGTTCCGGCGCGCTGATCGAAAAGCGCGAAATCCCGATGTACTACTTCAAGATCACTGCTTACGCGGATGAGCTGCTGGAGAGCCTCGACGAACTGACTGGCTGGCCGGAACAGGTCAAGACCATGCAGCGCAACTGGATCGGCAAATCCCGCGGCATGGAAGTGCAGTTCCCGTACAACGTCGACTCGATCGGCGAAGCAGGCACCCTCAAGGTTTTCACCACCCGTCCGGACACCCTGATGGGCGCGACCTACGTTGCCGTGGCTGCCGAGCACCCGCTGGCGACCCAGGCCGCGCAGAACAACCCCGAGCTGCAAGCGTTCATCGCCGAATGCAAGGGCGGCAGCGTCGCTGAAGCCGACGTCGCCACTCAAGAGAAGAAAGGCCTGCCGACCGGCCTGTTCGTCGAGCACCCGCTGACCGGCGAAAAACTCCCGGTGTGGGTCGCCAACTACGTGCTGATGCACTACGGCGACGGCGCGGTGATGGCGGTCCCGGCGCACGACGAGCGCGATTTCGAATTCGCCCACAAGTACAACCTGCCGGTGAAATCCGTGGTGCGCACCAGTTCCGGTGACAGCAACCCGGCTCCGTGGCAAGACGCCTACGGCGAGCACGGCACGCTGATCAATTCCGGCGAGTTCGACGGCCTGGACTTCAGCGGCGCCTTCGACGCCATGGAAGTCGCCCTGATCAAGAAAAACCTCGGTGCCTCGCGCACCCAGTTCCGCCTGCGCGACTGGGGCATCAGCCGTCAACGCTACTGGGGCTGTCCGATCCCGATCATCCACTGCGCCACCTGCGGTGACGTGCCGGTGCCGGAAGACCAGTTGCCGGTGGTGCTGCCGGAAGACGTGGTGCCGGACGGCGCCGGTTCGCCGCTGGCGCGCATGCCGGAATTCTACGAGTGCAGCTGCCCGAAATGCGGCCAGCCTGCCAAGCGTGAAACCGACACCATGGACACCTTCGTCGAGTCCTCGTGGTACTACGCCCGTTACGCCTCGCCGCACTTCGAAGGTGGCCTGGTGGAAAAATCCGCGGCCGACCACTGGTTGCCGGTGGATCAGTACATCGGTGGTATCGAACACGCCATTCTTCACCTGCTGTACGCGCGTTTCTTCCACAAGCTGATGCGTGACGAAGGTCTGGTCAGCTCCAACGAGCCGTTCAAGAACCTGCTGACCCAGGGCATGGTGATCGCCGAAACTTACTACCGTCGCGAAGCCAACGGTGCCTACACCTGGTTCAACCCGGCGGACGTGGAACTGGAGCGTGACAGCAAGGCCAAGGTCATCAGCGCCAAACTGAAATCCGACGGCTTGCCGGTGGAAATCGGTGGCACCGAGAAAATGGCCAAGTCCAAGAACAACGGCGTCGACCCACAGTCGATGATCGATCAGTTCGGCGCCGATACCTGCCGCCTGTTCATGATGTTCGCCTCGCCGCCTGACATGAGCGCCGAATGGTCCGACTCCGGCGTTGAAGGCTCGCACCGTTTCCTCAAGCGCGTCTGGCGTCTGGCGCAGGCCCACGTCACCCAGGGCCTGCCGGGCAAGCTGGACATCGCCGGCCTGAACGACGAGCAGAAAGCCGTGCGCCGCGCCATCCACCTGGCCATCAAACAGGCCAGCCACGACGTCGGCCAGAATCACAAATTCAACACCGCCATCGCTCAGGTGATGACGCTGATGAACGTGCTGGAAAAAGCTGCGCAAAGTACCGAACAGGACCGCGCGCTGATTCACGAAGGCCTGGAAGCCGTGACTTTGCTGCTGGCTCCGATCACGCCGCACATCAGCCATGAGCTGTGGAATCAGCTGGGCCACGCTGACCCGGTGATCGATGCCGGCTGGCCTGCGGTCGATGAGAGCGCACTGGTACAGGACAGCCTGCAACTGGTCATTCAAGTGAATGGCAAGCTGCGTGGCCAGATCGAAATGCCGGCCAGCGCCACCCGCGAAGAAGTCGAAGCGGCTGCCCGCGCCAACGAAAACGTGCTGCGTTTCGTCGACGGTCTGACCATTCGCAAAGTGATCGTTGTACCGGGGAAACTGGTCAACATCGTCGCCAGCTAA
- the lptE gene encoding LPS assembly lipoprotein LptE, whose protein sequence is MIKRNLLVMGLAVLLSACGFQLRGTGTNELSIKELDLSARNAYGETVTQLRQVLESSGVKVYSGAPYKLYLADEQENQRILSYAGAGRTGEYQVTTVLNYDIVGEHNLNLLSDKLEVQKVFIHDGNNLIGSDQEANDARRETRRELVQRMMLRLQQLTPGQLQQLQQAANDRARAEADALKAAQKAEAETPRQSPLELPQQ, encoded by the coding sequence ATGATCAAACGCAATCTGCTGGTGATGGGCCTCGCCGTTCTGCTGAGCGCCTGCGGTTTCCAGCTGCGTGGCACCGGCACCAACGAACTGTCGATCAAGGAGCTCGATCTGAGCGCCCGTAACGCTTATGGCGAGACTGTCACCCAGCTGCGTCAGGTGCTCGAGTCCAGCGGCGTCAAGGTTTACAGCGGTGCACCGTACAAGCTGTATCTGGCTGACGAGCAGGAAAACCAGCGCATCCTCAGCTACGCCGGTGCCGGTCGTACGGGCGAGTACCAAGTGACCACCGTGCTGAACTACGACATCGTAGGCGAACACAATCTGAACCTGTTGAGCGACAAGCTTGAAGTACAGAAAGTGTTCATTCACGACGGCAACAACCTCATCGGCTCCGATCAGGAAGCCAACGACGCCCGTCGCGAAACCCGTCGCGAACTGGTTCAGCGCATGATGCTGCGCCTGCAACAGCTGACGCCGGGCCAACTGCAGCAATTGCAGCAAGCGGCCAACGACCGTGCCCGGGCTGAAGCCGACGCGCTGAAGGCGGCACAGAAAGCTGAAGCGGAAACCCCGCGTCAGTCGCCGCTCGAACTGCCGCAGCAGTAA
- the holA gene encoding DNA polymerase III subunit delta translates to MKLAPAQLGKHLQGALAPVYIISGDDPLLCQEAADAIRSAARQQGFDERQVFAADANFDWGTLLQAGASMSLFAEKRLLELRLPSGKPGDKGAAALIEYCSRPAEDTVLLISLPKLDGSAQKTKWGKALVEGQQTQFIQIWPVDANQLPSWIRQRLSQAGLSASQDAVELIAARVEGNLLAAAQEIEKLKLMAEGGQITVETVQAAVADSARFDVFGLTDAVLNGEPAHALRMLEGLRGEGVEPPVILWALARELRLLANISLQYSQGTPLDKCFSQAKPPVWDKRKPLMSKALQRYSAQRWAQLLLEAQRIDAQIKGQAAGSPWMSLSRLALLMAGQRLTLPAE, encoded by the coding sequence ATGAAGCTCGCTCCCGCTCAACTCGGCAAACACCTGCAAGGCGCGCTCGCGCCCGTCTATATCATCAGCGGCGATGACCCGCTGTTGTGCCAGGAAGCCGCCGACGCCATTCGCAGTGCTGCCCGCCAGCAAGGTTTCGACGAACGCCAGGTGTTCGCCGCCGACGCCAATTTCGATTGGGGGACCTTGTTGCAGGCCGGCGCCAGCATGTCGCTGTTCGCCGAAAAACGACTACTGGAACTGCGCCTGCCTTCGGGCAAGCCCGGAGACAAGGGCGCTGCCGCGCTGATCGAATACTGCTCGCGCCCCGCTGAAGACACGGTGCTGCTGATCAGCTTGCCCAAGCTCGACGGCAGTGCGCAGAAAACCAAGTGGGGCAAGGCCCTGGTCGAAGGCCAGCAGACCCAGTTCATCCAGATCTGGCCGGTGGATGCCAACCAGTTGCCGAGCTGGATTCGCCAGCGTCTGTCGCAGGCCGGCTTGTCGGCCAGCCAGGACGCGGTCGAACTGATCGCCGCACGCGTGGAGGGCAACCTGCTCGCCGCCGCGCAGGAAATCGAAAAGCTCAAGCTGATGGCCGAAGGCGGGCAGATCACCGTCGAAACCGTGCAGGCCGCCGTGGCCGACAGTGCGCGCTTCGACGTGTTCGGCCTGACCGATGCCGTGCTCAACGGCGAACCGGCGCATGCGCTGCGCATGCTCGAAGGCCTGCGCGGTGAAGGCGTCGAGCCACCAGTGATCCTCTGGGCACTGGCGCGGGAGTTGCGCCTGCTGGCCAACATCTCGCTGCAGTACAGCCAGGGCACACCGCTCGACAAGTGCTTCAGCCAGGCGAAACCGCCGGTCTGGGACAAGCGCAAACCGCTGATGAGCAAAGCCCTTCAGCGCTACTCGGCGCAACGCTGGGCACAGTTGCTGCTCGAAGCCCAGCGCATCGATGCGCAGATCAAAGGCCAGGCCGCCGGTTCGCCGTGGATGAGCCTGAGCCGATTGGCGTTGTTGATGGCTGGACAGCGCCTGACTCTTCCCGCCGAATAA
- the arfA gene encoding alternative ribosome rescue factor ArfA — translation MSKKPSKHGPNKAKSIIAQPLFRSRQERPTKGKGSYRREAFQSKSWEASYFLAA, via the coding sequence ATGAGCAAAAAGCCATCGAAACATGGCCCGAACAAGGCCAAATCCATCATCGCCCAACCCCTGTTCCGCAGTCGCCAGGAACGACCGACCAAGGGCAAAGGCAGCTACCGCCGCGAAGCCTTCCAGTCTAAAAGCTGGGAGGCTTCTTACTTTCTGGCTGCCTGA
- a CDS encoding lytic murein transglycosylase, with product MPFSLSRRWPVRQLIAASSFILLVACAEKPTAADAQPLQAAPVATAPAIIPPVVPSADPLDLQPTQTFAEWQAGFRKDALAAGIRADLFDRAFANVSFDASVIKADRSQPEFSRPVWEYLDGALSPLRVRKGQALISQYADILQSIEQRYGVDRQALVSVWGMESNFGQFQGTKSVINSLATLAYEGRRPGFAHAQLIAALQILQQGDITPEKMLGSWAGAMGQTQFIPTTYNTHAVDFDGDGRRDIWGSPADALASTAHYLQSSGWQRGQPWGFEVQLPSGFNYTLADGAMRKTVAEWRQLGVILPNGGQAPVGSDQLSAALLLPAGYRGPAFLILDNFRAILKYNNSSSYALAVSLLSERFNGAGLINGTWPKDDLPLSRTERIELQNLLSARNYDAGTADGIIGANTRKAIRSAQQAFGWPADGYPTHKLLESLRTQ from the coding sequence ATGCCCTTTAGTCTTTCCCGTCGTTGGCCCGTTCGCCAACTGATCGCTGCCTCCAGCTTCATTCTGCTTGTCGCCTGCGCGGAAAAACCTACCGCTGCCGATGCGCAACCTCTTCAAGCCGCCCCTGTCGCAACAGCCCCGGCAATCATCCCGCCGGTAGTGCCGTCCGCCGACCCGCTTGATCTTCAGCCAACCCAGACCTTTGCCGAATGGCAGGCGGGTTTCCGCAAGGATGCCTTGGCAGCCGGGATCCGCGCCGATCTGTTCGACCGCGCGTTTGCCAATGTCAGCTTCGATGCCAGCGTGATCAAAGCCGACCGCAGCCAGCCGGAGTTCTCCCGTCCGGTGTGGGAATACCTCGATGGCGCCCTGTCACCGCTGCGGGTGCGCAAAGGTCAGGCGCTGATCAGTCAGTACGCCGACATCCTGCAAAGCATCGAGCAGCGCTATGGCGTTGATCGTCAGGCGCTGGTGTCGGTGTGGGGCATGGAAAGCAACTTCGGTCAGTTCCAGGGCACCAAGTCGGTGATCAACTCATTGGCGACCCTGGCCTACGAAGGCCGGCGTCCGGGCTTTGCCCATGCGCAATTGATCGCGGCGCTGCAGATCCTGCAACAGGGCGACATCACGCCTGAGAAGATGCTGGGCTCGTGGGCCGGCGCGATGGGCCAGACCCAGTTCATTCCGACCACCTACAACACCCACGCCGTAGACTTCGACGGTGATGGGCGCCGCGACATCTGGGGCAGCCCGGCCGATGCCTTGGCCTCCACCGCGCACTACCTGCAAAGCTCGGGCTGGCAGCGTGGCCAGCCGTGGGGCTTTGAAGTGCAGCTGCCGAGCGGCTTCAACTACACCCTGGCCGATGGCGCGATGCGCAAGACCGTTGCCGAATGGCGTCAACTGGGGGTGATTTTGCCGAATGGCGGTCAGGCCCCGGTCGGCTCGGATCAACTGTCCGCCGCCCTGCTGCTGCCGGCCGGCTACCGTGGCCCGGCGTTCCTGATCCTCGATAACTTCCGGGCGATCCTCAAGTACAACAACTCGTCGTCCTATGCACTGGCGGTCAGTCTGTTGTCCGAGCGTTTCAATGGCGCAGGCCTGATCAACGGCACCTGGCCGAAAGACGACCTGCCATTGAGCCGCACCGAGCGTATTGAATTGCAGAACCTGCTGAGCGCGCGTAACTACGATGCGGGCACGGCGGACGGGATTATCGGCGCCAATACGCGCAAGGCGATTCGCAGCGCGCAGCAAGCGTTTGGCTGGCCGGCGGACGGGTATCCGACGCATAAATTGCTTGAGAGCCTGCGTACTCAATAA
- a CDS encoding LD-carboxypeptidase gives MTVRPTHTLFPHKPVPALPSEGLIGVIAPAGPGALDTDKAVQWMRARGYALKVFPGVYAKDGYLAGSDDVRLNDLHAAFADPEVDAIICLRGGYGTPRLLDRIDYDLLARHAKPFVGYSDITALHLAISRYAGFVTFHGPLLNADLLGDKEPPTVSSFFAMLRGQVKAGSVLSHPVAYPLTTVEPGIAHGRLLGGNLAMIASTLGTPYEIDVEGVILLIEDVNEPLYRIDRLLTQMRLAGKLARLRGVLVGDVAGVDVDALNRLLKQTFEPLRIPVLSGWRSGHCDPNLTLPMGALVRLDAGKKELMLEQDVVTR, from the coding sequence ATGACCGTTCGACCGACTCACACCCTTTTTCCGCATAAACCCGTACCGGCGCTGCCGTCCGAAGGGCTGATCGGCGTGATCGCCCCCGCCGGCCCCGGCGCGCTGGACACCGACAAGGCTGTGCAGTGGATGCGTGCCCGCGGCTATGCGCTGAAAGTGTTTCCGGGTGTCTACGCGAAGGACGGCTATTTGGCCGGCAGCGATGACGTGCGCCTCAACGACCTGCACGCCGCGTTCGCCGATCCCGAAGTGGATGCGATCATATGCCTGCGCGGTGGTTACGGCACGCCGCGCTTGCTGGATCGGATCGATTACGACCTGCTGGCCCGTCATGCCAAGCCATTTGTCGGCTACAGCGACATCACCGCACTGCATCTGGCGATCAGTCGCTACGCCGGGTTCGTGACCTTCCACGGCCCGCTGCTCAACGCTGACTTGCTGGGCGACAAGGAGCCGCCGACCGTCAGCTCATTCTTCGCCATGCTGCGCGGTCAGGTGAAGGCCGGCAGCGTGCTTAGCCATCCGGTGGCTTATCCATTGACCACGGTCGAACCGGGCATCGCCCATGGGCGGCTGCTGGGCGGCAATCTGGCAATGATTGCCTCGACATTGGGTACGCCTTACGAGATCGACGTGGAAGGCGTAATCCTGTTAATCGAGGATGTCAACGAGCCGCTGTACAGGATCGACCGCTTGCTCACGCAGATGCGTCTGGCCGGCAAACTGGCGAGATTGCGGGGCGTGCTGGTCGGGGATGTGGCGGGAGTGGATGTCGATGCACTGAATCGTTTGCTCAAACAGACCTTCGAACCGTTACGGATTCCGGTGCTGTCGGGATGGCGCAGCGGCCATTGCGACCCGAACCTGACGCTGCCGATGGGCGCGCTGGTGCGGCTGGATGCGGGGAAAAAGGAGTTGATGCTGGAGCAGGATGTAGTCACCCGATAA
- the lipA gene encoding lipoyl synthase: MIPTLDVTERPAPRPKVEAGVKLRGAEKVARIPVKIIPTTELPKKPDWIRVRIPVSPEVDRIKSLLRKHKLHSVCEEASCPNLGECFSGGTATFMIMGDICTRRCPFCDVGHGRPKPLDVNEPESLAIAIADLKLKYVVITSVDRDDLRDGGAQHFADCIREIRKLSPNVQLETLVPDYRGRMDIALEITAAEPPDVFNHNLETVPRLYKAARPGSDYQWSLTLLQRFKQMMPHIPTKSGLMLGLGETDEEVIEVMKRMREHDIDMLTLGQYLQPSRSHLPVQRFVHPDTFAWFAEEGYKMGFKNVASGPLVRSSYHADEQAKLVKAELLGS, encoded by the coding sequence ATGATCCCGACGCTCGACGTGACCGAGCGCCCGGCCCCGCGTCCCAAGGTTGAAGCCGGCGTCAAGCTGCGCGGCGCCGAGAAGGTTGCACGCATCCCGGTGAAGATCATTCCGACCACCGAACTGCCGAAGAAACCCGACTGGATTCGCGTGCGCATCCCGGTTTCGCCGGAAGTCGACCGGATCAAGAGCCTGCTGCGCAAGCACAAGCTGCACAGCGTCTGCGAAGAAGCGTCCTGCCCGAACCTGGGCGAGTGCTTCTCCGGCGGCACCGCGACCTTCATGATCATGGGCGACATCTGCACCCGTCGCTGCCCGTTCTGCGACGTCGGCCACGGTCGTCCGAAGCCACTGGACGTCAACGAGCCGGAAAGCCTGGCGATCGCGATTGCCGATCTCAAGCTCAAGTACGTGGTGATCACTTCGGTTGACCGCGACGACCTGCGTGACGGCGGTGCCCAGCACTTTGCCGATTGCATCCGCGAGATCCGCAAGCTGTCGCCGAATGTGCAGCTGGAAACCCTGGTCCCGGACTACCGTGGCCGCATGGACATCGCCCTGGAAATCACCGCCGCCGAGCCGCCGGATGTGTTCAACCACAACCTGGAAACCGTGCCGCGCCTGTACAAGGCTGCGCGTCCGGGTTCGGACTACCAGTGGTCGCTGACCCTGCTGCAACGCTTCAAGCAGATGATGCCGCACATCCCGACCAAATCCGGCCTGATGCTGGGGCTGGGCGAGACTGACGAAGAAGTCATCGAAGTCATGAAGCGCATGCGCGAACACGACATCGACATGCTGACCCTCGGCCAGTACCTGCAACCGTCCCGCAGCCACTTGCCGGTGCAGCGTTTCGTGCATCCGGACACCTTCGCCTGGTTCGCCGAGGAAGGTTACAAGATGGGCTTCAAGAACGTTGCTTCCGGCCCGCTGGTACGTTCCTCGTATCACGCCGACGAGCAGGCGAAACTGGTCAAGGCTGAACTGCTCGGTTCCTGA
- the lipB gene encoding lipoyl(octanoyl) transferase LipB, with the protein MPGTLGVRELGQMPYEPVWHAMQRFTNERGNDAADEIWLVEHPPVFTQGQAGKAEHLLLPGDIPVVQVDRGGQVTYHGPGQLVAYLLLDVRKLGFGVRDLVTRMEQCLIELLASYGVTAAAKPDAPGVYVDGAKIASLGLRIRHGCSFHGLALNVDMNLEPFRRINPCGYAGLAMTQLSDHAGSIEFAEVSARLRAQLVKHLDYAEQTTLTGGID; encoded by the coding sequence ATGCCGGGCACGCTGGGCGTTCGCGAACTTGGCCAGATGCCTTACGAGCCGGTCTGGCATGCCATGCAACGCTTCACCAACGAACGCGGCAACGATGCCGCCGACGAGATCTGGCTGGTCGAGCACCCTCCGGTGTTCACCCAGGGCCAGGCCGGCAAAGCCGAACACCTGTTGCTGCCGGGGGATATCCCGGTGGTACAGGTCGATCGCGGCGGGCAGGTGACTTATCATGGCCCCGGCCAACTGGTGGCCTACCTGTTGCTGGATGTGCGCAAGCTGGGCTTTGGCGTACGTGATCTGGTCACGCGCATGGAACAGTGCCTGATCGAACTGCTGGCCAGCTACGGCGTCACCGCCGCCGCCAAGCCAGATGCTCCCGGCGTCTACGTCGACGGAGCGAAAATCGCTTCTCTGGGTTTGCGGATTCGCCACGGTTGTTCCTTTCATGGCCTGGCCCTGAACGTGGATATGAACCTGGAGCCGTTTCGACGGATTAATCCCTGCGGCTATGCCGGGCTGGCGATGACCCAGCTGAGCGATCACGCAGGATCGATTGAATTTGCCGAGGTAAGTGCCCGGCTGCGCGCGCAGCTCGTCAAACACCTCGACTATGCTGAGCAGACGACCCTGACGGGCGGAATCGACTGA